A single genomic interval of Eptesicus fuscus isolate TK198812 chromosome 10, DD_ASM_mEF_20220401, whole genome shotgun sequence harbors:
- the LOC129150573 gene encoding CLK4-associating serine/arginine rich protein-like: protein MRRDIVNEPGDPSSCSGVLGASASKTQLGQDLCHSPRRCFGGDPPPVGETALRGSRSPALHPLTSSPPPAGRPPPGREPLGRLSNLGCRRVTGAGGGGRDAAARARAVEGDPRSSSSSSSGGGGRSPGKSPLSRRRRRRSERRRKRRERRRGRKPPWCPCSRCRGGRSSPRLSVSDL, encoded by the exons ATGCGTAGGGATATTGTCAACGAGCCAGGAGACCCTTCAAGTTGCTCCGGGGTCCTGGGAGCCTCGGCGTCCAAGACGCAACTTGGCCAAGACTTGTGCCACAGTCCGCGGAGATGTTTCGGCGGAGACCCTCCTCCAGTGGGAGAGACAGCGCTCCGCGGCTCCCGCTCGCCTGCTCTccaccccctcacctccagcccgccccccgccggccgccCGCCTCCGGGCCGCGAGCCCCTCGGACGGCTGTCAAACCTCGGCTGCCGCCGGGTGacaggggcgggaggaggagggcgcgACGCGGCGGCCCGAGCCCGAGCGGTCGAGGGGGATcctcgcagcagcagcagcagcagcagcggcggtggcggccgCTCACCTGGAAAGTCACCGctgagtaggaggaggaggaggaggtcggagagaaggaggaagaggagggagaggaggagggggaggaaaccCCCCTGGTGCCCTTGTTCTCGCTGCCGCGGCGGCCGCTCCTCGCCGAGGCTGAGCGTGTCTG ACCTATAA